The Dyadobacter sp. 676 DNA window GTACCAATAACTTTGTCCAGCGCATTATGCCGTCCTACGTCTTCACGCAGCATTAAAAACTGCCCCGAAACGTCGAACAGCGCCGAAGCATGTAGCCCGCCGGTGGTTTCGAATGTATTCTGGTGCCGGACAATCTGCTCCCCAAGCTGGTACAACAGGTCTTTTTTCAAAACCCAGCCTTCCTGCGCATTGGCGTAAACCGACTTCGTTTTAATCGCATCGATGCTGGCTTTGCCGCAAACGCCGCAGCTGGAAGTAGTGTAGAAGTTACGTTCCAGCGAGCCTAGTTTCGGTTCGAAACCTGCGGAGAAAGTGACTATGACCCGGTTTTCATCGAATGGTGATTGCGAGATGTCGTCGATCTGGCTTTTGGAATGGATAATGCCTTCTGTGAACAAAAAACCGGCGGCGAGTTCACGGTCATCTCCGGGCGTCCGCATCGTTACCGAAATGCTTTTGCGCTCTTTTCTCCCGGCCGACTGAAATGCAATTTGTATTTCGAGCGGCTCTTCAACAGCCAGCTGGTCGTCGAGAGTTTCGGCCTCTGTCCCGTTGATACGGGTGATTTTATGGCTGGTTATCGGACTGGTCTCCATTTTGAAAGTTGTTTTCTGCTTCGAGCGCTTGTTTCACAGCCCGGAAATCGTCTATTGTGTCCGCGCTCAGCATCGTTTTTTCCGACGATGGGCGGTATTTTCCTGCATGTTCGTTTTCAAGGAAACGCTGCAACGAGCGTGATCCGTTTTTAAAAGCCTTCAATAATGCATTGCCAGCCGATCGCGAATACCATCCGAGCAGCGGCTCATAAAATGCATTTTGGTTATAAAAGGCCGTGGCTGGCAAATCCTTATCGGTGTTATGCAGAAAATCGGCCAGTTCGTCGGTGGTCAGGTACGGATAATCGCAGCCGGCTACCAGGAAGTCGTTTCCGGGAAAAGTATTAAAAGCGGTGAGTAACCCGCCCATCGGCCCTGCACCGGCGAATTCGAGAAGGTCGGCCAGTTTCGGGTAACCGGTACGGAACGTTTTGTATTGTTCCCCGTTGCAGCATAGGATCACGCGCTCGCACAGGGGCGCCAGCAGGTCGGCGACGTGTTCGTATTGCGGTTTTCGATAGTATACCAAAAGACTCTTGTCGGTCCCCATTCTCGTGCTTTCGCCTCCGCAGATTACCAGTCCGTATAAACTCATAGTGGCAGGTCGATGGTTTTTCTCCGTCAAATATGCGTAACTTCCTTGTATGGAAATGGGCGATGTTAAAATATTAAGGAAAAAACCGATTTATCCGGTCAGCCCGGAGTTGCGTAAATACCTGCGCTTCTACCAGCGGGATGCGCGGATTCCGGTGGCTTAT harbors:
- a CDS encoding molybdenum cofactor guanylyltransferase — encoded protein: MSLYGLVICGGESTRMGTDKSLLVYYRKPQYEHVADLLAPLCERVILCCNGEQYKTFRTGYPKLADLLEFAGAGPMGGLLTAFNTFPGNDFLVAGCDYPYLTTDELADFLHNTDKDLPATAFYNQNAFYEPLLGWYSRSAGNALLKAFKNGSRSLQRFLENEHAGKYRPSSEKTMLSADTIDDFRAVKQALEAENNFQNGDQSDNQP
- the fdhD gene encoding formate dehydrogenase accessory sulfurtransferase FdhD yields the protein METSPITSHKITRINGTEAETLDDQLAVEEPLEIQIAFQSAGRKERKSISVTMRTPGDDRELAAGFLFTEGIIHSKSQIDDISQSPFDENRVIVTFSAGFEPKLGSLERNFYTTSSCGVCGKASIDAIKTKSVYANAQEGWVLKKDLLYQLGEQIVRHQNTFETTGGLHASALFDVSGQFLMLREDVGRHNALDKVIGTALLADQLPLHKHILLLSGRASFELIQKATMAGIGMIAAIGAPSSLAVQLAEESGITLAGFLKKDKFNIYTGYHRIL